The sequence GGACGACTTCCTGCAGCACATCGACCGGCCAGACGATCCCGCCGGGGTTGTGCGGATTGCAAAATATGAATAGTTTGACATTTTTCTTCAAAGAATCTTCCAATTTCTCAAGATCGAGTGAATACTGTCCGTCCCCTTCCGTCAGCCGGCATTCTTCAAGAGTCCGGTGCTGCATGCTCGGCACGCTGGAAAACGGTGGGTAGACAGGCGGTGTTAGTAAGACAGTGTCTCCTTCTTCGGTCAGTGTCTCGACGACGGAAGCAATGGCAGGTACGACACCATGATGGGACAGCATCCATTCGTTTTTCGGTTCGAAGCCGTGCCGCTTCGAAAACCATTCCCGGACAGCGTCTTTACAGCCCTCGCACACGTATGAATAGCCGAACACGCCATGATCCAGCCGTCCCTGAAGCGCGTCAAGCACAGGCTGCGGCGCCTTGAAATCCATGTCCGCTATCCACATCGGCAGGATGTCCTCCGTATTCTCAATGCCATAGATCCTATCCATCCGATCCCACTTCATGGACGTCGTATTCCGTCTTTCGACAAGTTGCGTAAATTCAGTCATATGTATTCCCCCTGTACCACCTGTATTCTTTCACAATCCTATGCTATCATAAATAAAAAAGAAAAATCAGGTGACTTGGTGTGCAAACTGCAGAAATCAATAAAAAAGCAGCGGCTCTGCTGGAAGAATGGGACCCGTTCCTAGCGGGGCCGAAAGCGTATGGACGGGAGATCGCGATAATCCTGGGCGAACTGGAAGTCCTGGATCATCCGAGTGATCTCGCAAAACGGATCCGCGATGTCTATGAACCTTGTTGCGGTCTGTGGATTCCGCTGGAAGACTGCATGCAGATCTCCTATAAGCTGCTCGCTGTGAAGTTCGAAGCGAAATGTATCATATCGTAATAGGCAGTACGGCCGTCAAGTGACTATCTTTTGCTCCCGCTAGTGTTCCGATGCTATACTGATAGTGGCCGTTATGGCAATTTCAGATAGTCAAAACACGATTGGGAGCTGTTCGCATGACAGGTAAATACGAAGCAGGTCAGGAACTGTCAGGTACAGTGACGGGGATTCAGCCTTATGGCGCATTCGTCGCTCTGGATGATCAGACACAGGGGCTCGTCCACATTTCCGAAATCACATACGGATTTGTGAAGGACATCCATGAGCATCTGGCTGTAGGGCAGCAGGTGAACGTGAAGATTTTGGATGTTGATGAACAAGATCACAAGATCAGTCTGTCCATCCGGGCATTGCAGGAACCGCCTGCTGCCGCTAAGAAAAACAACCGCCCCCGCAAGTCGCTGCAAGAACGGGTCGACGAGCAGGACGAAACAGGATTCAACTCACTGAAAGACAAACTTCGCGACTGGATCGACAAATCAGGCTATTGAAGACGGAGAAGGGGCATCATGCCTCTCCTCCGTTTTTGTTTTTCCGCAGCCGGTATTGCAGATTCTGCCGGCTCATCGACAGGGCATTCGCTGTGCGGGTGATATTTCCGTCATGCATGGCAAGCGCCCGCTGTATATAGTAGGATTCCGCTTCCCGCAAGAACTTGTCGAGCGGCAGGAAATCACTGCCGCCTGCCGGCTGGAATGGGGAGGCAAGGGCTGTGCCGGTTTCCAATGCATTGCTCTTGTTCCTGAAATGGAGCGGCAGCATATCCACTGATATAATCGTCTCCGACGAGGCGAGTGACGCGACCTCATCGAGCAGCACTTCGAGCTCGCGCATATTTCCCGGCCAGGAGTACGACAGGAACAGATCCTGTACATCCTCTGTGATGTCTTCCAAGACCGTCCCGAAGCTTTCTCTGCGTCTGGCCAAATATCTCCTGACGAAGGGCAGGATATCTTCCGTCCGTTCCCGCAAAGGAGGGAAGCGGATCGTGAAAGAGGCAAAGAAGTAATAGAGTTCCTTCAGTAGTACACCTGAGGAGATGAGTTCCACGGGATCTTCCCCGATACTTGCGATGAACTGCCGTGACCCTGCTTCAGAGGTTTCAAGGATTTCCAGCAATTTTCGCTGGAGCTTGATGGATAGAAAGTCGATACGTTCACAAAATAACGTGAACGGTGCGTCTTCTGCCAATTTTCCAGCCAGCCGTTCGATGGCCTGCATATCCGAACGATTGCAATATAGCGTATAGAACGATGAGTCCTCATCAGGCACCTCATGATGGATCCCTTGCGCGACAAGGTCTTTCCCAGTGCCGGCTTCTCCTATGAGCAGAACAGGGAGCCGTGCGCGCACCGCTTTCTTGGCCGTCGCGATGATTCGTTTCATGGACTCCGACTCAGCCACGATATGGTTGAGAAGGATGGGATCCCTGTCCTTCTTCAGCGGCTGGAGGACGAACTTCTCGAGTGCAGTGACGTCATGTGACAATTCGATCGCGCCGATCAGCCGTCCGTCCTGGACGATCGGATAGGTGTTATTGATGGTCGTGATTTCGGTTTCATTGCGGTTCCAGTACGTCTGTTTGATATTCAGCTGTTCTTTTCCGTTTTGCAGCACTTCCATAAGTGTGCTCGGCTGCTGACGGAATTTAAACAGTTCAAGGATGGACAACTCCCGGATATCCTCGAGTTCCAGCCCTTCGATCTCTTTCATCTTGTCATTGTAGATTATCGTCCGGCCATCACTGTTGACAGCGTGGATGCCGATTCCCGCATTCTGGACAGCGAATTCATAGAAAGGGAAGAGTGATTCGTCGAAACTGTTCATTCATTGACACCGCCCAACTTTTTCTCTGTTTTAAACAATAATACTTGCAATGCGCAATAATATCTTGCATTATTATAAATGTAATCACGAACGGAGTGCAAACTTTTTTTGCGCTAATTCAAAGGAGGACTATCATGATTCCCTACAAACATGAACCATTTACAGACTTCACTAAGGAAGAAAATAAAAAAGCATTCGAGGAAGGCTTGAAAACAGTTGAAGCTTACCTTGGTAAAGATTATCCCCTGATTGTAGGCGGAGAGCGTATCATGACAGATGACAAGCTAGTGTCATTCAATCCAGCCAACAAAGAAGAAACAATCGGCCGCGTATCCAAAGCGAGCAAAGACATCGCGGAAAAGGCGATGAAAATCGCTGACGAAACGTTCAGCACATGGAGAAAGACAGATCCGCAGATGCGTGCGGATATCCTGTTCAAAGCAGCTGCAATCGTACGCCGCCGCAAGCACGAATTCTCAGCTCTTCTGACGAAAGAAGCAGGGAAGCCTTGGAACGAAGCGGACGCGGACACTGCTGAAGCAATCGACTTCATGGAATACTACGGCCGCCAGATGCT comes from Sporosarcina trichiuri and encodes:
- a CDS encoding sigma-54-dependent Fis family transcriptional regulator — translated: MNSFDESLFPFYEFAVQNAGIGIHAVNSDGRTIIYNDKMKEIEGLELEDIRELSILELFKFRQQPSTLMEVLQNGKEQLNIKQTYWNRNETEITTINNTYPIVQDGRLIGAIELSHDVTALEKFVLQPLKKDRDPILLNHIVAESESMKRIIATAKKAVRARLPVLLIGEAGTGKDLVAQGIHHEVPDEDSSFYTLYCNRSDMQAIERLAGKLAEDAPFTLFCERIDFLSIKLQRKLLEILETSEAGSRQFIASIGEDPVELISSGVLLKELYYFFASFTIRFPPLRERTEDILPFVRRYLARRRESFGTVLEDITEDVQDLFLSYSWPGNMRELEVLLDEVASLASSETIISVDMLPLHFRNKSNALETGTALASPFQPAGGSDFLPLDKFLREAESYYIQRALAMHDGNITRTANALSMSRQNLQYRLRKNKNGGEA
- a CDS encoding DUF1871 family protein, producing the protein MQTAEINKKAAALLEEWDPFLAGPKAYGREIAIILGELEVLDHPSDLAKRIRDVYEPCCGLWIPLEDCMQISYKLLAVKFEAKCIIS
- the yugI gene encoding S1 domain-containing post-transcriptional regulator GSP13; protein product: MTGKYEAGQELSGTVTGIQPYGAFVALDDQTQGLVHISEITYGFVKDIHEHLAVGQQVNVKILDVDEQDHKISLSIRALQEPPAAAKKNNRPRKSLQERVDEQDETGFNSLKDKLRDWIDKSGY